A single window of Balaenoptera ricei isolate mBalRic1 chromosome 15, mBalRic1.hap2, whole genome shotgun sequence DNA harbors:
- the UMOD gene encoding uromodulin, whose protein sequence is MKWPFSSTLMWMVVVVTSWVIIAAASDTSAARSCSECHSNATCTEDGAATTCSCQAGFTGDGLECEDLDECATPGAHNCSAPSSCVNTPGSYTCVCPEGFRLSSELGCTDVDECAEPGLSHCHALATCVNSEGNYSCVCPAGYRGDGRHCECSPGSCGPGLDCVHEGDTLVCADPCQAHRILDEYWRSAQYGAGYACDSDVAGWYRFVGQGGVRLAETCVPVLRCNTAAPMWLNGTHPSSSDGIVSLRACAHWSGHCCLWDTPVQVKACAGGYYVYNLTAPPECHLAYCTDPGSVEGTCEECSVDEDCKSDNGRWHCQCKQDLSITDLSLLERRLECGVNDIKLSLGKCQLKSLGFEKVFMYLRDSQCSGFTERGDRDWMSVVTPARDGPCGTVMTRNETHATYSNTLYLADELIIRDRNIKINFACSYPLDMKVSLKTSLQPMVSALNISMGGTGTFTVWMALFQSPAYIQPYQGSSVTLSTEAFLYVGTMLDGGDLSRFALLMTNCYATPSSNATDPLKYFIIQDRCPRTADSTIQVEENGESPQGRFSVQMFRFAGNYDLVYLHCEVYLCDTVNEKCKPTCSETRFRSGGIIDQTHVLNLGPITRKGSQAAVSRAASSSLGLLKVWLPLLLSATLTLMSQ, encoded by the exons ATGAAGTGGCCCTTCTCTTCGACCTTAATGtggatggtagtggtggtgacCTCTTGGGTCATCATAGCTGCAGCCTCTGACACCTCGGCAGCGA GAAGCTGCTCTGAATGTCACAGCAATGCCACCTGCACGGAAGATGGGGCTGCCACTACGTGCTCCTGCCAGGCGGGCTTCACTGGCGACGGCCTCGAGTGCGAGGACCTGGACGAATGCGCCACTCCTGGGGCACACAACTGCTCCGCCCCCAGCAGCTGCGTGAACACGCCAGGTTCCTACACGTGCGTCTGCCCGGAAGGCTTCCGCCTGAGCTCCGAGCTCGGCTGCACGGACGTGGACGAGTGTGCAGAGCCAGGGCTCAGCCACTGCCACGCCCTGGCCACCTGCGTCAACAGCGAGGGCAACTACTCGTGCGTGTGCCCCGCGGGCTACCGGGGGGACGGGAGGCACTGTGAGTGCTCGCCGGGCTCCTGCGGGCCTGGCCTGGACTGCGTGCACGAGGGCGACACGCTCGTGTGCGCCGACCCGTGCCAGGCCCACCGCATCCTGGACGAGTACTGGCGCAGCGCCCAGTACGGCGCGGGCTACGCCTGCGACTCCGACGTGGCCGGCTGGTACCGCTTCGTGGGCCAGGGCGGCGTGCGCCTGGCCGAGACCTGCGTGCCCGTCCTGCGCTGCAACACGGCCGCGCCCATGTGGCTCAATGGCACGCACCCGTCGAGCAGCGACGGCATCGTGAGCCTCAGGGCCTGCGCGCACTGGAGCGGCCACTGCTGCCTGTGGGACACGCCCGTCCAGGTGAAGGCCTGCGCCGGCGGCTACTATGTCTACAACCTGACGGCGCCCCCCGAGTGCCATCTGGCTTACTGCACAG ACCCCGGTTCCGTGGAGGGGACGTGTGAGGAGTGCAGTGTAGACGAGGACTGCAAATCGGATAATGGCAGATGGCACTGCCAGTGCAAACAGGACTTGAGCATCACCG ATCTCTCCCTCCTGGAGCGCAGGCTGGAATGTGGGGTCAATGACATTAAGCTGTCCCTGGGCAAGTGCCAGCTCAAGAGCCTGGGCTTTGAGAAGGTCTTCATGTACCTGCGGGACAGCCAGTGCTCGGGCTTCACTGAGAGGGGCGACCGGGACTGGATGTCCGTGGTGACCCCAGCCAGGGATGGGCCCTGTGGGACGGTGATGACG AGGAATGAAACTCATGCCACATACAGCAACACTCTCTACCTGGCAGATGAGCTCATCATCCGTGACCGCAACATCAAAATCAACTTTGCGTGCTCCTATCCCCTGGACATGAAAGTCAGCCTGAAGACCTCCCTGCAGCCAATGGTCAG cGCCCTAAACATCAGCATGGGTGGGACCGGAACGTTCACCGTGTGGATGGCGCTCttccagagccctgcctacataCAGCCCTACCAAGGCTCCTCCGTGACCCTGTCCACCGAGGCCTTTCTCTATGTGGGCACCATGCTGGATGGGGGCGACTTGTCCCGGTTTGCACTGCTGATGACCAACTGCTATGCCACACCCAGCAGCAATGCCACAGACCCCTTGAAGTACTTCATCATCCAGGACAG ATGTCCACGCACGGCGGACTCGACCATCCAAGTGGAGGAGAATGGGGAGTCCCCTCAGGGCCGCTTTTCTGTCCAGATGTTCCGTTTTGCTGGAAACTATGACCTGGTCTACCTGCACTGTGAAGTGTACCTCTGCGACACCGTGAATGAAAAGTGCAAACCT ACCTGCTCCGAGACCAGATTCCGCAGTGGGGGCATCATAGACCAAACCCATGTCCTCAACTTGGGTCCCATCACACGGAAAG GGAGCCAGGCCGCAGTCTCGAGGGCTGCTTCCAGTAGCTTGG GGCTCCTGAAGGTCTGGCTGCCTCTGCTTCTGTCGGCCACCTTGACCCTGATGTCTCAGTGA